AAAAGAATGTTCATGTTTCCGAAACTCTGAGGGAGTGACACCTGTGTAGTCTTTAAAAAGTTTGCAGAAGTATTTTACGTTGGGTATCCCCACAGCTTCTGATATTTCGTACAGCTTCTGATTGGAATTCAACAGAAGCTGTTTCGATTTTTCAATCCGCACATTTTGAAGACAATTGATCAGA
Above is a window of Anaerotignum faecicola DNA encoding:
- a CDS encoding helix-turn-helix domain-containing protein, which produces SSVDQAIAYMEQNYYLDLDLSMISDLISMNSSYFSSLFKKKTGMNLINCLQNVRIEKSKQLLLNSNQKLYEISEAVGIPNVKYFCKLFKDYTGVTPSEFRKHEHSF